The genomic stretch AGCGCAAAAGCGACTGCGGATAGCCTGACCGCAATAAAAAAAGCACACCTACATTTCGAGTTTTCTCAATGTTCGGTGTGCTTTTTTTGTTGTGGGAACGCCCAAATTATTCTTCAACTGCCGTTCCTGCAAAGAAGGCTTCGAGTTCTTTTAGCGTTTTTTCCGATTTTACAATGTCTTTGACAACTTCGCCTTTGTTGAGTACGACGATTCTATCGGAAACTTCCGTTACATGCATTAAGTCATGACTGGAAACTAATACGGTTACTTGACGATCTTGAGCTAGTTTTCTGATGATTCCTTTGAGTCGGATTTGCGTCGTTGGATCTAAGTTTGCAAACGGCTCATCTAAGATAATGACTTCTGGATTTCCGATGAATGAAGCCACAATTCCTGCTTTTTTCTGGTTTCCTTTACTAAGATCACGCAAGTATTTTTTTTGGTTTAGTATTTCTCCGTGAAAGAAATCTTCAAAACCTGCTAGTAATTTGTCAACAGTTGCTTTGTTTTGTCCGCGTAAGTCGCCAATGAAGTAAAAATATTCTTCTGGCGTTAAGTAGCCAATTAGGAAACTTTCGTCAATGAATGATGATGTAAATGGTTTCCATTTTTCGCTTTCGTGAACTTTGATATTGTTGTTGCTTATGTAACCTGTTGTTGGCTGAATTAAGTCTAAAAGCAAACTGAAAAGCGTTGTTTTTCCTGCACCGTTGTTTCCTACTAAACCAAAACTTTGTCCTTTAGGAATGTCTAAACTGTCAATTTTTAAAACGGTGTTTTGTCCGTATGTTTTTGATATATTTTGTATTGAGATCATTGTTGTCGTGTTAGTGTGTTATTAGTTTTCGCTGAAAGCTTCGATGGTTTTGTATTTTCCTTTTTGGTATACTTTTTCTATTTGTGTGAGGAAAAAGTTTCTGAATATTAATCCAACTGCGCCACTTACAGCTAGTGTGATGATTCCTGCGTTTAGGTTGTAATCTGTTAAGAAGTATGGAATGTAAAAGAGTAATACTGGCAACAACATTTTTGGCAAAGCAATGAGTAATTGCGTCGGATTGAAGCCTTGTGTGTTGCTGAATGCTTTTGCTTTTTCGTTGAGTTTGACAGGAACTCTGTTGAGCGCGCCACCAAATAGTGTTACAAACGAGTTGATTCCGATATTGAACGATGCGCCAGCGGCAATCATTGCATATGTGTCCCAACCAAAGTAAATGTATGGCGTGCTTAGAATGAACGAAATAAATACTGCCAATACCATCAAATACCATTTTGATTCTAGGTATTTACGGTATGGAATGTTTTGACTCATGAGCATTTTGTAGTGTTCGCTATCCCAAGAAGGAACTAATTGTCCAAACGAGAATAAGAATCCTGCCGTAATGAAGATTGATGCAAAAGCTTTCATCGCTGGCATATTGTCATACGATTTTTGTGTGAAGAAGAAAAGTCCGTAGAATAGGAAAAAACACGACATGATGAGTACTTGTTTTGGTCGTTTATTTCTCCAAATCATTCGTACATCAATTTTTAGGAATGTTGCTAGTGTTCCAAAACGATTCATCCATGAAAGATCCGAAGTTTCTACTTCTTTTATTTGTTTTGAAATGGCGCTGTCTAAGTAAAAACGCTTGTTTAGATAGTCAAAGTTTAAACGATATAGAAATATTGCCAATCCTATTGGAATGACAACTAAATACGGATGATTGTATAATCCGTTGAAAAGCATTCCGAAAAGTGCTGATATTTTGAAAGCGTCAAAGTATTCATTAATGTAAAGATATTCCAATCCGACAAGCGTAATTAGTAATCCTACTATTATATAGAAAACCGTATTGCTTTTGTTGACTAGAATGTTTAAGAAGTTTAACACTTGCGTGATTGCCATTACGGAGATAAACCACGCAATTACATGTAACGCTGAATATTCGTGTACGAGCAATACAATACTGAACGGAATGAATATGAACAACGGTAAGATGTTGAAAAAGGAAATGGTTGTTTTTCCGAGTAAGAAGTGAATGATTGTTTTTTGTTTGATAGGCAACGTCATTAACGGTTTAATGTTCATTACAGGCATTTGCTGCATGAAATACCTAATCATTAAATCGAGCAGAAACCAGAAGATGAGGAAGTTGTTTACAATAACTAGTGGATCTACTTCTATATTATACTTGTCTGAATATATTTCTCTGATAAGAAAGAACATTCCAGAACCTAGTAATATTGCCATTCCAATAAAGTATAACGCGGCAATTATGAGTAGTATTTTTATGGCTATTCCTTTTTGAAAAGAGGAAGATCGAGTAAATTCTTTCCACTGTAAGCTTAGAAATTTTTTGATCATTATGTTTGTGTGAGTTAGTTGTAGTGTTAGTATCGGTTTTTTGGATTTGTTACAGGTTGGTGGGGAATTTTGTTTTTTTGTTGATTCGGTTTTTGTTGATTCGTTGATTTGTTTACACTGAGCCTTTCGACTTTTAACTTTTAACTTTTAATTTGTTCGTTATTCGTTGATTTGTTTACACTGAGCCTTTCGACTTTTAACTTTTAACTTTTAACTTTTAACTTTTAATTTGTTCGTTATTCGTTGATTTGTTTACACTGAGCCTTTCGACTTTTAACTTTTAACTTTTAATTTATTCGTTATTCGTTATTCGTTATTCGTTATTTAAAAGTGTCTAATTTATCTAAATAGTCCAAAAATCTAGCTATCTAAAGTGTCTAATATTGGTATGCATCAGTTTTTTAGGTATAATTTATGATGAAATCGTTTTTAAAGCCTAGTAGTATTGTTTATTTTTGCAGAATTATTCGCGAAAAGCGATCATTTTTATAAAAAATTACACCATGTCAGGTTTCCATTCATTAGAAGTACGTCATATTCATAGAGAAACACCAAGCGCCGTTAGCGTTGAGTTTCATGTTCCAGAAGTATTACAACCTTCATTCTCTTTTAAAGCAGGACAACATATTACTATTAAAACTACTTTAAACGGCAAAGAAATACGCAGATCGTATTCGTTATGCGCTACGCCAAAAGAGAATAAAATTAAGGTTGCTATTAAGGAAATCGAGAACGGAACGTTTTCAAAGTACGCCAATCAAGAGTTAACCGAAGGAACAATTTTAAACGTACATCCGCCAGAAGGAAAGTTTGTTTATACGCCTTCTTCACATAAAGGAAATATTGCTCTTTTTGCCGCAGGAAGTGGAATTACGCCTATGATGAGCATTTTGAAAACTGCGTTGGAATACGGAAATACGGTGGCGTTGTTGTACGGAAATAAGTCTACGGAAGAAACTATTTTTCATGATGAATTGATTGCTTTGGCAGATAAGTTTCCTAATTTTTATTTGAAATTTGTGTACAGTCAATCACGTACTGAGAATGCATTGACTGGACGAATTGATGGAGCTTCGGTAAATTATGTATTGAAGAATCAAATGAAAGCTACTGATTTTAGTCATTATTATATTTGCGGACCTGAAGAAATGATTGCTACTGTTTCTGATACATTAACTACAAACGAAGTTGCCAAAGAAACCATTCATTTTGAGTTGTTTACGTCTTCTGCTAAATCAAATGCAGCAGCGGAAGCAGTTTCTGGAAAAACAACCATTTCTATTACGGTTGATGATGAAGATTTTACGTTTGATATGGATGCAAGCGAAACTATTTTAGATGCCGCATTGAAACAAAAGATTGATGCGCCATATTCATGTCAAGGTGGAATTTGTAGTAGTTGTATTTGCAGAGTTACCGAAGGAAAAGCAATTATGGAGAAGAATCAGATTTTAACCGATAGCGAATTGGCTGAAGGAATGATTTTGGCGTGTCAAGCACATCCTGTAACTGCAACGATTGCTATTGATTTTGATGATATTTAGCATTTCGACTCGCGCAATGTTCAATGTTCAATGTTCAATGTTCAATGTTCAATATTTAATTAAAACACCTTTTGAAGCGTCATTACGAGGAAGTATGACGAAGTAATCTGTTCTTTGAA from Kordia antarctica encodes the following:
- a CDS encoding ABC transporter ATP-binding protein, which gives rise to MISIQNISKTYGQNTVLKIDSLDIPKGQSFGLVGNNGAGKTTLFSLLLDLIQPTTGYISNNNIKVHESEKWKPFTSSFIDESFLIGYLTPEEYFYFIGDLRGQNKATVDKLLAGFEDFFHGEILNQKKYLRDLSKGNQKKAGIVASFIGNPEVIILDEPFANLDPTTQIRLKGIIRKLAQDRQVTVLVSSHDLMHVTEVSDRIVVLNKGEVVKDIVKSEKTLKELEAFFAGTAVEE
- a CDS encoding DUF5687 family protein, with the translated sequence MIKKFLSLQWKEFTRSSSFQKGIAIKILLIIAALYFIGMAILLGSGMFFLIREIYSDKYNIEVDPLVIVNNFLIFWFLLDLMIRYFMQQMPVMNIKPLMTLPIKQKTIIHFLLGKTTISFFNILPLFIFIPFSIVLLVHEYSALHVIAWFISVMAITQVLNFLNILVNKSNTVFYIIVGLLITLVGLEYLYINEYFDAFKISALFGMLFNGLYNHPYLVVIPIGLAIFLYRLNFDYLNKRFYLDSAISKQIKEVETSDLSWMNRFGTLATFLKIDVRMIWRNKRPKQVLIMSCFFLFYGLFFFTQKSYDNMPAMKAFASIFITAGFLFSFGQLVPSWDSEHYKMLMSQNIPYRKYLESKWYLMVLAVFISFILSTPYIYFGWDTYAMIAAGASFNIGINSFVTLFGGALNRVPVKLNEKAKAFSNTQGFNPTQLLIALPKMLLPVLLFYIPYFLTDYNLNAGIITLAVSGAVGLIFRNFFLTQIEKVYQKGKYKTIEAFSEN
- a CDS encoding ferredoxin--NADP reductase gives rise to the protein MSGFHSLEVRHIHRETPSAVSVEFHVPEVLQPSFSFKAGQHITIKTTLNGKEIRRSYSLCATPKENKIKVAIKEIENGTFSKYANQELTEGTILNVHPPEGKFVYTPSSHKGNIALFAAGSGITPMMSILKTALEYGNTVALLYGNKSTEETIFHDELIALADKFPNFYLKFVYSQSRTENALTGRIDGASVNYVLKNQMKATDFSHYYICGPEEMIATVSDTLTTNEVAKETIHFELFTSSAKSNAAAEAVSGKTTISITVDDEDFTFDMDASETILDAALKQKIDAPYSCQGGICSSCICRVTEGKAIMEKNQILTDSELAEGMILACQAHPVTATIAIDFDDI